A segment of the Kazachstania africana CBS 2517 chromosome 2, complete genome genome:
CACATGAGTAGTAAGCTTGAAGATGCAGAAGCCAAAATATTGAGAAACGGATCAGGAACCGATTCTGACAGCGAAGAAAACATAGATGAGCTCTTTGAAGAGCTAGAGGATGAAGATTTTATGTCGAGATACAGAGAACAAAGAATTGAGGAAATATCAAGACACCTAAAACAGACGCGTAAAAATGTGCATGATAATGATCATGGTAAGCTtaatgaagttgaagatgagaaagaattaattaaaataatCAATCAAAACAAGGACGgcaatttgataatacaCTTCCAGTTAGAAAAGTTCCCAAAATGTCAGTTCATGAATAAACAACTGGGGAGGTTAGCATCAAAATATGTAAATacaaaattcatcaaagttGAGGTGGAAAACTGTCCTTTTTTTGTTACTAAATTACGTATTAAGGTCTTACCCTTTGTCATTGGTTATAGAAATGGGGTTGAGAAAATAAAGCTAGTTGGATTCAGCAAATTAGGTAATGATCCAAATGTGTTTGCTTTTGAATCTCTCGAGAATCTGTTACTTGCTAGTGgattaattaaaaaattcaatattcgAGAAGTCACCCACGACAACGATAGTAGCAGTGATCTTGATAATTAGCATAATTTATATGAATTTATTATGATGCAGAAATGTGGActatatacatatataacAGAAACTAGGAAGAATTTGCCTGCTTATTCAGTTCTGATAACTTTCTCTTTAACTTCTCGTTTTCTAATAAGAGATGAGCTCTATGGAGTTCACTATCTTTTAAGCAATTTACtgtctttttcaattcgaTGCATGTTCTTGCATAGCCATCTTTTAAGAAGTTGAAGTTCAGTATCAATTTGTGAATGttgataattcttttcttcatctcTGAAACTTGTTGCATAGTATATTCATTTGTTAGTTTTTCAGGAATTGggatttcttgaaaaatcttttgCCTTACGTTAGTCGTAGTATTATCTCCCGTTGACGACTGAATAGTGGtgattgatttattatttgttaGTTTTGGTTTAGATTTTTGCTTAGTTAAAGGTATCGATGCAATTGAGGTTGTTAATGACTGATTGGTATCTATCTTCAAAGATACGTCACTGCCATCAGATGCTAAAGATGATGGTGATAGAGACGCTGGGGATAAGAAAGGTTCGTCAGATTTATTGGTACCCTGAACCTTCTTGGCTTTTTTCACGTGATCTAGTTCTTCGCCATCAAGTTGTAAAGTACGTTTCACCCTATCATTAGACAGGGTCTGATAAGTAACAGAATCATTATCACCACCGGAtacttcatcaaaattgaaaagaagat
Coding sequences within it:
- the ATC1 gene encoding Atc1p (similar to Saccharomyces cerevisiae ATC1 (YDR184C); ancestral locus Anc_8.387), yielding MNGENHETLNIDLSNDSGNIESTLQQFLVQSTDQLSHNDTHHQFSHQDDIEKAIETAIINMDSNDLSVSDSLSTKHLSLESLLEDNHNTHLLFNFDEVSGGDNDSVTYQTLSNDRVKRTLQLDGEELDHVKKAKKVQGTNKSDEPFLSPASLSPSSLASDGSDVSLKIDTNQSLTTSIASIPLTKQKSKPKLTNNKSITTIQSSTGDNTTTNVRQKIFQEIPIPEKLTNEYTMQQVSEMKKRIINIHKLILNFNFLKDGYARTCIELKKTVNCLKDSELHRAHLLLENEKLKRKLSELNKQANSS
- the PLP1 gene encoding Plp1p (similar to Saccharomyces cerevisiae PLP1 (YDR183W); ancestral locus Anc_8.385), encoding MSSKLEDAEAKILRNGSGTDSDSEENIDELFEELEDEDFMSRYREQRIEEISRHLKQTRKNVHDNDHGKLNEVEDEKELIKIINQNKDGNLIIHFQLEKFPKCQFMNKQLGRLASKYVNTKFIKVEVENCPFFVTKLRIKVLPFVIGYRNGVEKIKLVGFSKLGNDPNVFAFESLENLLLASGLIKKFNIREVTHDNDSSSDLDN